In the genome of Dyadobacter fermentans DSM 18053, the window GGCAGGTCGGCCTGGCCTGCTTTGGATTCACCGGTGAGGTGCAATGCCGTACCGGGCTCCGTCACGTCCGAATGCACGATCGCGTAACCATCCATCGACGACTGCCGGAATGGCGGCAGGGCAATCGGGGCGACCACGTCGCTGGCGAGAAAACTCCCCAAAGCTTGCGAAAGCGGAACCGTCACAGCCGCAAGCGGCGATGTGTTTGCAATAATCTTTTCTTTTGCCTCGTTGACTGTGACCATATTTCTAACTGCTTGCAGAAAGTGCAAGTTAACACATTCGGGAAACCAATCGGAATGGGTTTGAAGATGGGGCCGGATCACAATTTTCGAAGATAACTGGCGACATTTTCCACAATAATACCATTATTCCCACAAAACTAATTTTGTAACCAATTGACGATCAATAGTTAAAACTTTTACACAAAAACACTTCTCTTGCTATAATTACATTCAATGCAGGGAGGTTACGTTTGGCGACTGGCGGCTTTTGCCAATTAAAATTTCCTTTTCTAATGCGCTGGCTCGGTTTTTATTCAGGATACATCGTGGAACACCAAACGAGGTGATCTTACTTTTATCCTAGAATTAATTTTAACAAAGCCTTATAAATCAGTTTTTTACGTCAAATTGAAATTTTATTTATTCAATACCGTTATCTTTGCACCCCGGCCTAGTGCCTAAAATGATGTTTCACGAAATACCAAATGCATGATTAGACTTATCTTTATGGCCTTCTCAATCGCAATATTCGGCAAGAGTCCGGTGAGCGAGGTGGAGGTGGAAAAGAAGGAGCTGAAAGAAACAACCATCATTGATTCAGATCTTCTTGCTATTGACTTCTGTGGCGAAGCCGTTCCATTATCAGAGCTTCGAATCGCCGAGCGATATCAAAACATGATCAGAAATTACGACAACCCCACTTTTCGTAAGCTGATGACCACAACGAAAAAGAGAATGCGGATCATCGAACCCATTCTCAAGAAGTACGGAGTACCAGCCGATTTTAAGTATATTCCATTGATAGAGAGCGCCATGAAGGATGAGGTAACGTCTCACCGCGGCGCAGGCGGATACTGGCAACTGATGCCTTCCACCGCAAAATCTC includes:
- a CDS encoding lytic transglycosylase domain-containing protein translates to MIRLIFMAFSIAIFGKSPVSEVEVEKKELKETTIIDSDLLAIDFCGEAVPLSELRIAERYQNMIRNYDNPTFRKLMTTTKKRMRIIEPILKKYGVPADFKYIPLIESAMKDEVTSHRGAGGYWQLMPSTAKSLGLVVNETRDDRKHLVKSTHAAGKYLRDLYKQLGSWTLVAAAYNAGPTHIQNKMDAQNKDDYFKLRLNSETARYLYKILAVKEWFSNPERSREWVSGDVVDRLSAFKIEQKKAAALAKAETEPKAGS